From the Nitrospira sp. genome, the window TGCAAGAAGCGGTGGATGCCCTCTTCGACAACGGCCGTCGAGGGCGCGCGATTCGTGGCCCGAATAAACGTCCGCTGAAATCCTTGAGCGACATGCTGAAGGGAAAACAGGGACGGTTCCGGCAGAACCTGCTCGGAAAGCGCGTCGATTATTCAGGCCGTACCGTAATCGTCGTCGGGCCGGAGTTACGCCTCCATCAGTGCGGGTTGCCGAAGAAAATGGCGCTGGAATTGTTCAAGCCGTTCATCTTTCACAAGCTGGAAGCCAGAGGCGCGGCAACCACCATCAAGAGCGCCAAGCGGCTGGTCGAAAAGGAACGGCCGGAGGTTTGGGATGTCCTCGATGAAGTGATCCGAGAACATCCGGTCTTGCTGAATCGAGCCCCGACGCTCCATCGGTTGGGTATTCAAGCGTTTGACCCAGTGTTGGTCGAAGGCAAGGCGATCAGATTGCACCCGCTTGTCTGTGCGGCGTTCAACGCGGACTTCGACGGCGATCAGATGGCGGTGCACGTCCCGCTATCCGTGGAGGCACAGGTGGAAGCGCGGGTTCTCATGATGTCCATCAACAACATTCTCTCGCCGGCCAACGGAAAGCCGATCGCGGTGCCGTCGCAGGATATGGTATTGGGCTGTTATTGGTTGACGAAGGAGCGGATAGGCGCCAAGGGCGAGGGGAAAGTGTTTGGGTCTCCTGAAGAGGTCAGGATCGCCTTCGATGCGAGGGAAGTGGAAGAGCATGCTCGAGTCAAGGTGCGCCTGGCTGGTTCGCTGGTACAGACGACCGTCGGGCGTGTCTTGCTGTCCGAAATTCTTCCTCCGGGCTTGCCGTTCGGGAATGCGAACAAGCTCATGACCAAAAAGGAAATGACGAAACTCATTGATGCCGTGTATCGGCAGACCGGTCATCGAGATACGGTCGAGTTTCTGGATAAGATCAAAGACATTGGCTTCGCCTATGCGACGAGAGCCGGCTTGTCGATCTGCATCGACAATATGCATATCCCGAGTAAGAAGGAAGACTTCATCGGGAAAGCGCAGCGCGAGGTGAACGAGATCGAGAAACAGTATTCAGAGGGCTTGATCACGAACGGCGAACGGTACAACAAGGTGATCGACATTTGGGCGCACGTCACCGAGCAGGTAGCCAACGAGATGATGAAGGAGCTTGGCGCCGGAGGTGATCCGGCGAAGGCCGAATCGTTCAACCCGATCTTCATGATGGCCGATTCCGGTGCCCGCGGCAGTTCGCAACAGATTCGACAGCTGGGCGGCATGCGCGGGCTGATGGCCAAACCGTCCGGTGAGATCATTGAAACCCCGATCACCGCTAATTTCCGTGAAGGGTTGACGGTGTTGCAGTACTTCATCTCCACTCACGGTGCTCGTAAGGGTCTTGCCGATACAGCGCTGAAAACCGCCAATTCAGGGTATCTGACGCGTCGATTGGTCGATATCGCGCAGGACGTCATTATCAACGAGCTCGATTGTGGAACGCGCGACGGTATTATGGTCAGCGCCTTGGTCGAAGGCGGTGAAATCATCCAACCGTTGGAGGAGCGCGTCCTTGGCCGATTAGCGGCAGAGGATATTCGTGACCCCGTCACAGGGGAAATCATCGTGTCTTGGAACGAAGAGATTAACGAAGACCTGACGAAATCGATCGTTGAAGCCGGAGTCGACCGTGTGAAGATTCGGTCCGTGCTGACCTGTCAATCCCCGCGTGGTGTCTGTCGTGCCTGTTACGGTCGCGATCTGGCGCGAGGGCGGTTGGTGGAAAAAGGCGAACCGGTCGGGGTCATTGCCGCGCAATCCATCGGCGAGCCAGGCACACAGTTGACGATGCGGACCTTTCATATCGGCGGCACGGCCAGCAAGGTCGTGGAGCAAACGGTGCTTGAGGCGAAGCATGCAGGCCGAATTAAGTTTATGAGTTTCGATGCCAAAAAGAATGCCGATATCCACAATGCCGGTATTGCGGTGCGCAATAAAGAGGGTGAATGGGTCGTGATGAATCGCAATACGAAGGTTGCGATTGTCGATGACAGTGGACGGGAACGTGAGAAGTACCCCGTGGTGTATGGGGCCAAGATCAAGATTAAAGACGGCGATCCGGTGATCGTCGGCCAGAAATTAGTCGAGTGGGATCCGTACTCGTTGACGATCTTAACGGAGGTCGGTGGGAGGGTGGCGTACGGTGATATCGTCGAAGGCGTCACAATGAAAGACGAATTCGACGAAGTGACTGGCTTGTCGCGCAAGGTCATCATTGAACATACCGGTCAGACGCTTCGCCCCCGTGTATCGATTAAAGATGAAAGCGGCAAGACGGCCAAGGTGCCCGGTGGATCCAATGCTGTGGCCAGGTACCTATTGCCGGTTGGGGCGCATATCTTCGTCGAAAAAGGGGCCATGGTCTATCCTGGTGATGTCTTGGCAAAGATTCCTCGTGAAACGACGAAGACCAAGGACATCACGGGTGGTCTTCCGCGTGTGGTGGAACTTTTCGAGGCAAGAAAGCCGAAAGAACAGGCGGTCATCACCGAGATCGACGGAGAAGTCTCCTACGGCGGTTTCGTGAAAGGCCAACGCAAAGTCCTGGTCGACAATAAGATGGGCGATGTGAAGGAATACTTTATTCCCAAGGGCAAGCACGTCAATGTCCATGAGGGCGACTGGGTGCGGGCAGGGGAGCCGTTGATGGACGGATCAGCGAATCCGCACGACATCCTTGACGTGCTGGGTCCGAACGAATTGCAGAAGTACCTTGTGGACGAAGTTCAGGACGTCTATCGATTGCAAGGAGTTTCGATTAACGACAAGCACATCGAGATCATCGTGCGGCAAATGTTACGCAAGGTACGGGTCGAGGATCCTGGAGATACCCAGTTCTTGCCGGGCAGTCAGGTCAGCAAGAGCGTCTTCGAAAAAGAGAACGAACGGGTGCTCGCCAACGACGGGAAGCCGGCCTTGGGCAAGCCCGTGTTGCTTGGAATTACCAAGGCGGCTCTTACGACAGACAGCTTTATTTCTGCGGCATCGTTCCAGGAAACAACCCGCGTTCTCACTGAGGCAGCGATCAATGGACGTGAAGATAATTTGTTGGGCTTGAAGGAAAACGTCATTGTGGGCCGGTTGATTCCAGCAGGATCAGGGTTTGAGGAATACCGAGATACGTTCGTCATCAGTGAAAAATCGGAGGCAGCAGCTATAGGGGCTACACCTGTTGTGTCAGCTGATGTGGTTGTCCCAGCGGTGTCAGGAGATGCTGCGTGATCTTCGGTAAGCATTCAGAATGCCGCCTACTTGACAGTGGGAGGTCTCGTCATTATAATCCGGCGGCTCAGCAGTTGACGGTTGGTGCTCGTTCGTTTTGAAAGGGTTTGAACTCGATGCCGACAATCAATCAGTTGGTTCGGAAGGGACGAATCTTCGTAAGAGCAAAGACGAAGAGTCCTGCTCTCAAGTCCTGTCCTCAGAAGAGGGGCGTGTGTCTTCGCGTATACACGACGACGCCGAAGAAGCCGAATTCGGCGTTGCGGAAAGTTGCGCGTGTACGTCTCACGAACGGTATGGAAGTGACAACGTATATACCCGGTGTGGGACACAATCTTCAGGAGCATTCGATCGTGCTTGTGCGTGGAGGTCGTGTCAAGGACCTGCCTGGTGTTCGGTACCATTTGGTCCGCGGTGCGTTGGATGCGGTGGGTGTGGCGGATCGGAAGCAGAGTCGTTCGAAGTATGGAGCGAAGCGGCCTAAGTAAATTCTGGGAAGTCTGTAAATCATCACACTGATTGGATAGATCGCTATGCCACGCAGTAGGTTTTTAGGGCAACGAGAAGTGCTTCCCGATGTTCGGTACCGCGATAAGCTGGTCGGGAAGTTTATTAATACTCTGATGAGTAACGGGAAAAAGAGTACGACGGAACGGATATGCTATGGAGCATTTGATTTTATTCAGGAGAAGACCGGCGGCGACCCGCTGAAAGTGTTTAAGGCAGCTGTGGATAATGTGAAGCCGATTGTTGAGGTCAAGTCTCGTCGGGTGGGAGGTGCTTCCTATCAGGTTCCGGTTGAGATCAGGCCGGCACGCCGAGTCTCGTTGGCGCTTCGCTGGTTATCGCAGTTTGCCCGCACGCGCGGTGGGAAAAGTATGCGTGAAAAGCTCGCAGCCGAGTTGTTGGATGCATCGAACAATACGGGGGCTGCGGTCAAGAAGCGGGAAGACGTACATCGGATGGCGGAGGCCAATAAAGCGTTCGCTCATTATCGTTGGTAGCGTCGTTCTGTGCTGCAGTTGAGCCGCGCTGCGATCCGCAGTTCTGGTGCTCCACACGTCGCAGCGGTATGAGGCGGCTTCATCTGCAGCACAACTGTTTTTAGAGGGGTTGAAGTGGCTCGTCAGACATCATTAGAGCGCACAAGAAACATCGGGATCATGGCTCACATTGATGCAGGCAAAACTACGACCACCGAGCGGATTCTCTACTATACGGGCATGACTCATAAGATGGGTGAGGTCCATGAAGGTGCGGCCACGATGGATTGGATGGAGCAGGAGCGAGAGCGAGGCATCACCATTACGGCTGCCGCGACGACCTGCTTTTGGCGCGATCACCGCATCAATATTATCGATACGCCGGGCCATGTGGACTTTACGATCGAGGTGGAACGCTCGCTGAGGGTACTCGATGGAGCGGTGGCGGCATTCGATTCCGTGCAGGGGGTTGAGCCTCAGTCTGAGACGGTTTGGCGTCAGGCGGATAAATACCACGTCCCCCGTATTGCCTTCATGAATAAGATGGACCGGATCGGGGCTGATTTTTATGGTAGCGTTCAATCCATTATCGATCGGCTCGGGGCAAAGCCGGTTCCCATTCAGATTCCCATCGGACGTGAAGCTGAATTTCGAGGATCCATCGATCTGGTTAGGATGAAGGGGTACTTTTACGATGATGAGACCCTGGGTGCGAAGTACAAGGTCGATGAAATTCCCGGCGATCTCCTTGCTCAAGCAAAAGAGTACCGCGAGAAGATGCTCGACGCAGTCGCAGAATTTGATGACCAGGTGATGGAAAAGTATTTGAATGGTCATCCGTTGACGGAAGAGGAAGTGATGCGCGCGATCAGGGCTGGGACTATTTCGATGAAAGTTATCCCCGTGCTTTGCGGGTCAGCCTTCAAAAACAAAGGTGTGCAGCAGCTATTGGATGGTGTCGTCGACTACCTGCCGTCCCCACTCGATATTCCTCCCGTGCTGGGGGTGGATCCACACAGTAACAAGGAAGTGGCAAGGAAGGTGGACGATAGTGAGCCGTTTGCGGCGCTCGCATTTAAGATCATGTCTGACCCATTTGCCGGTCAATTGACCTATTTCCGTGTCTATTCCGGGACCTTGAAAACCGGTACACCGGTCTTGAATGTGACGAAAGGAACAAAGGATCGGATTGGGCGTATCTTGAAAATGCACGCTAACAAGCGAGAAGAAATCGATGAAGTGCACGCAGGGGACATCGTCGCAGCAGTAGGGCTCAAGGGAGCCACGACGGGAGATACCTTGGCGGATGAGAAGCAGCCGGTGTTGCTCGAGGTTATGAAGTTTCCTGAGCCGGTTATTGCGATGGCGATTGAGCCGAAGACTAAGCAGGACCAGGAGAAGATGGGTTTTGCGCTTCAGAAGTTAGCGCAGGAAGACCCTTCATTCCGTGTGCGAACGGACGAAGAAACAGCGCAGACGATCATTGCCGGGATGGGGGAGCTTCATCTCGAAATTATCGTTGATCGGATGTTACGCGAATTCAAAGTTGAAGCGAATGTCGGGAAGCCTGAAGTGGCGTTCAGGGAAACGATCCGACGGAAGGCTGAGGCTGAGTCGAAATATATCAAGCAGACAGGGGGTCGTGGGCAATATGGTCACGTCGTCTTGACGGTCGAACCGTCTGAGGCCGGGAAAGGATTGGAGTTTGTCAACAAGGTCGTAGGCGGGGCAATTCCAAAGGAATATATTCCTGCCATTGAAAAAGGTGTCCGGGAGCGGATGGAAACAGGAGTGGTTGCCGGCTATCCGTTGCGAGATGTAAAAGTGACCGTGATTGACGGGTCCTATCATGACGTCGATTCGAATGAGATGGCGTTTAAGATCGCGGCCTCGATGGGCTTTGCGGATGCTTGCAAAAAAGCCGATCCTGTCTTGCTTGAGCCGATTATGAAGGTCGAAGTTCTGGTTCCTCAGGAATTTATGGGAGATGTCATCGGTAATTTGAATGGGCGAAGGGGGAAGGTGCAGGGGATGAAGGTTCGCGCCGGCGCTCAGGCAATCGACGCCACCGTGCCTCTGATGGAGATGTTTGGCTATGCCACCGACCTTCGATCTCGGACGCAGGGCCGCGCAACCTACAGTATGGAATTCGATCGATACGATCAGGTGCCGAAGAATATTGCGGAAGCCATCATCAAGAAATAGCGGATCGGGAATCAGGGGAGGGAGTGGGTTATGGCGAAGGCGAAATACGAGCGGAAGAAGCCGCACGTGAACATCGGGACGATCGGGCACGTGGACCACGGGAAGACGACGTTGACGGCGGCGTTGACGAAAGTGTGTGCGGACAAAGGGATGGCGAAATTCATCAGTTATGACGAAGTGGCCAAGGCCTCGGAGAGCCAGGGGCGGCGGGACGCGACCAAGATCATGACCATCGCCATCAGCCATGTGGAGTATGAGACGGATCAGCGGCATTATGCCCACGTCGATTGTCCGGGTCACGCCGACTACGTGAAGAACATGATCACCGGGGCGGCGCAGATGGACGGGGCGATACTGGTGGTGAGTGCGGCGGACGGTCCGATGCCGCAGACCCGCGAGCACATCCTCTTGGCTCGGCAGGTGGGGGTGCCCTACATCGTCGTGTTCTTGAACAAGGCGGATAAAGTCGATGACAAAGAGCTCTTGGAGTTGGTGGAATTGGAAGTGCGGGAGCTGCTTACGAAGTACGGGTTCCCCGGGGACAAGACGCCGATCATCCAGGGCAGTGCGCTCAAGGCGATGGAAGGGGATGGCGGCCCGTTGGGAGTGCCCAGCATCGTGAAGCTGTTGGAGGCGGTGGATACGTACATTCCGACGCCGCAGCGGCCGATTGACAAGCCCTTTCTCATGCCGATCGAAGACGTGTTTACCATCAGCGGGCGCGGCACGGTGGTGACGGGGCGGTGTGAGCGGGGCATCGTGAAGGTGGGCGATGAGATCGAGATCGTGGGGCTGCGGCCCACGCAGAGCACGGTGGTGACGGGGGTCGAGATGTTCCGCAAGGTGCTCGATGAGGGGCAGGCGGGGGACAACATCGGTGTGCTGTTGCGAGGCACCAAGAAAGAAGACGTTGAGCGAGGGATGGTGCTGTCGAAGCCGAAGACGATCACGCCGCATACGAAGTTCAAGGCGGAGATCTATGTGTTGACGAAGGAAGAAGGGGGGCGGCATACGCCGTTTTTCAACGGGTATCGGCCGCAGTTTTACTTTCGGACCACCGATGTCACCGGCGTGGTGCAGCTGAATCCGGGGGTGGAGATGGTGATGCCGGGGGATAACGTGAGTGTGACGGCGGAGTTGATCAGCCCGATCGCGATGGATCAGGGGTTACGGTTTGCCGTGCGCGAGGGCGGCAAGACGGTCGGCTCGGGCGTCGTCACGGAAATTCTGGCGTAAGAGAGTTATTGGTCGGTTGGCAGCTTAGGGGTGAATGAAGTGAAAGTCGATCAGCGGATCAGAATCAGATTGAGGGGCTTTGACTATCGAGTGCTGGATCAATCGGTCACGGAAATTGTGGATACTGTTCGGCGCAGCGGAGCCAAGGTAGTGGGTCCGATTCCGCTCCCCACCAGGATTGAAAAAATTACCGTGCAACGGTCGACGCATGCCGATAAGAAATCTCGCGAGCAATTTGAGATGCGTACACACAAACGGTTGCTCGACATTATGGAGCCCACGCCTGAGACCATGGATTCTTTGATGAAGCTGAATCTGGCGGCGGGAGTGGATGTCGAAATAAAGCTATGAGTTCTGAACGCTAAGTGGTGAGTTGCAAATCTCAACGCCCAGCGCTGGATGGATATGACAAACGGACTGATCGGAAAGAAGCTCGGCATGACCCAAGTGTTCGATGAGAGTCGTTTGACGCCGGTGACGGTGATCGCGGCGGGTCCCTGCCGAGTCGTGACGGTGAGGACGAAAGAACGAGATCGATATGAAGCGGTTCAGCTTTCCTTCGGTGAAGTCAAAGAGGGTAGGCTGTCGAAGCCGGAATTCGGGCATCTGAAGAAAAATCAAGCACCAGCCAGTCGTGTGTTACGTGAGTTTCAAAAGGACGGCGAGCCGACGGTCGGACAGGTGGTGACGGTCGGTATGTTCAAGAAGGGCGACTGGGTCGACGTGATCGGGATATCAAAAGGGAAGGGATATCAGGGTGTCGTGAAGCGGCATCACTATGCCGGCGGTCCTGAATCGCATGGGTCCATGTTTCATCGGGCTCCCGGTTCTATCGGAGCAAGTTCGTTTCCTTCTCGCGTGTGGAAGGGAAAGACCCTGCCGGGTCATATGGGGTCTGAGCGGGTCACGGTTCAGAGGCTGAAAGTCATCGAGTCGCGATCCGAGGAAAATCTCCTCTTTGTCCGCGGGGCCGTTCCGGGGGCCACGAACGGCGTCGTTGTCGTGCGAAAGTCGAAGAAGAGTTAGTATGCCTACTATTGATCTGCTTGATTTACAAAAAAAGAAGGTGGGAACAGTCGATCTATCCCCGCAAGTATTCGGCTGCGAGCCTCGTGTTGCATTAGTGCATGAAGCGGTCGTTATGCAACGAGCCTGTGAGCGCAGGGGGACCGCCTCAACGTTGCGACGCGGCGAGGTGAGTGGCTCCGGTAAGAAGCCATGGAAGCAAAAGCACACGGGACGTGCAAGGGCTGGGTCTCTTCGCTCTCCCGTCTGGCGCCATGGAGGGAGTGTTTTTGGACCGAAGCCTCGAAGCTATGCCTATTCCATGCCGAAGAAGAAATATCGCATGGCGCTGCAGAGTGCCTTATCGGCTAAAGTAGCGGAGGGCAAACTGTTTGTCGTGTCGAATCTTTCCCTCCAGCAACCTCGGACGAAATTATTGGCGCAAGCGTTTAGGCAATTCACCGAGGGTGGCCACACCTTGGTGATCGTCGGGAAAGAACAGTCGGATATCTTGAAGGCTGCGGGCAATTTGACTGCCGTGAAAGTGCTCAGTGCAGATCAGTTGAACGTGTACGATGTTGTTCGCGCTGAAGTGATCATGCTCGCCGAGCGAGAGCTTGGTCCTGTGAGCGAGGTGTGGTCATGAGCGTTGATAGCCACAGGGTCTTGATCCGGCCGTTATTGACGGAGAAAATTACGGGCCTTCGTGAAAAAACGAATACGGTTGGTTTCGCGGTTCATCCTGACGCGAATCGCATCCAAATCAGGCAGGCCGTCGAAACATTGTTGAAAGTCAAGGTTGATAAGGTCAACATCATGAATATACGTGGAAAAGTCAAACGACTCGGTCGCTTCTCAGGTAGGCGGTCGGACTGGAAGAAGGCACTGGTGACCCTCAAGGAAGGGGAGAAACTCGAGCTGTACGAAAGCGCCTAGTGGAGCTCGATAGTTTGCTCGTTCAAGAAGTTTGGCAAGAAGTCCGGAAGGTGGGAGCGTTATCATGGGGCTGAAATCGTATCGTCCAACATCTCCAGGTCGCCGGGGTATGACGGTTGTGGTGACCGAGGAGTTGACCGACAAGAGGCCGGAAAAATCCTTGACTGCTTTTCATCTTCGAAGTGGAGGGCGGAACAACGACGGTCGGATGACCGTGCGGTTTCGTGGGGGGGGACACAAGCGGCTCTATCGAACGATCGATTTCTTGCGCGATAAAGTCGGGGTGCCGGCACGAGTGGAAGCGATTGAGTACGATCCGAATCGATCCGCAAGAATCGCCCTCTTGAAGTATCGAGACGGGGAGAAGCGGTATATCCTGGCTCCCGTCGGCCTACGCGTGAACGATGGAATAGAAGCCGGTCCACAGGCGGAGATCCGACCTGGGAATGCATTGCCGTTGGCCAACATGCCTCTTGGTACGACCATCCACAATCTTGAATTGAAGGCTGGAAAGGGAGGCCAGTTGATTCGAAGTGCCGGCGGATTTGCGCAAGTCATGGGGCGGGATGGCGATTATGTGCAGGTGCGTCTGAAATCAGGGGAAATGCGTAGGATTTTGGGAATCTGTATGGCGACCGTCGGACAAGTCGGAAACGTCGATCACGAGAATGTCAGCGTTGGGAAGGCCGGGCGGACTCGTTGGAAAGGGAAAAGACCACACGTGCGAGGGGTCGTCATGAACCCTGTCGATCATCCTCATGGAGGCGGCGAGGGGAAATCCGGACAAGGAAATCCGCATCCTGTCTCCCCATGGGGTCTTCCGACCAAGGGCTATAAGACCAGACAGAACAAGAGAACGGAAAAGTTTATTATCGCTCGGCGTAAGTCAGGAGTGCGAAATGCCTAGATCGGTAAGCAAAGGGGCGTTTGTCGACGGTCATCTCCTCAAAAAAGTCGAGCAAATGAATCAGACGAAGGACCGCAGGTTGATTAAGACATGGTCGCGACGATCGACCGTCGTTCCCGACATGATCGGCCATACGTTTGCGGTTCATAACGGGAAGAAATTCATCCCCGTGTTTGTCACGGAGAACATGGTCGGCCATAAACTGGGTGAGTTTGCGCCGACTCGCTTTTTCAAGGGGCACGGTCAGGCCAAGACCGAAAAGGCCGTTGCTCTGAAGTAGGACGTTAGCACGTTAATCGTGATTCGTTAAACGCGCGAGAGGTTTCGTTGAACGGTTAAGGTTTGACGAATAACGAGGAACATAATGACTGAAGCACGTGCCATTCTGAGATTTGTTCGTGTTGCGCCGCGCAAAGCCAAGCCGGTGATCGATATGATTCGCGGAAGGGAGGTGCCGATGGCTTTGGCTATTCTGAAGCACACCCCTCGCCATGCGGCGCGGGTAGTTGAAAAAATCGTTCGTTCCGCTGTGGCAAATGCTGAGCTGAAGGAGATGGGCGATAGTGAATCCATGGTCATTTCCAAGGCGTTCGTTGATTGCGGTCCGACCTATAAACGTGTGCGTGCGAGGTCGATGGGACGAGCTAATGCAATTCAAAAACGCACGAGTCACATTACGGTCGTCGTGGGGACACCTGAAATTCAGGACAAGCGGAAGTAGCTCACTTCTCTCTATTGAGGCATACAACGCATGGGTCAAAAAACACATCCGATCGGTTATCGACTGGGCTACAACTATACCTGGAGTTCTCGCTGGTATGCCGGAAAGGATTACGCCGCGCTGCTCCATCAGGACGTCAAGATCAGGAAAATGGTCAAGGGTCGGCTGTATCATGCCGGTGTATCGAAAGTCGAAATCGAACGGTCCGGCGATCAAACCAGAGTGATCATCCATACGGCTCGTCCCGGTATCATCATCGGACGCAAGGGAGCTGAGGTCGATAAGTTGAAGACCGACCTTGAAAAACAGTACGGAGGGCAGGTCTACATCACGGTCAAGGAAATCAAGAAGCCTGAGCTCGATGCACAGCTGGTCAGTGAAAATGTCGCGACTCAGCTGGAGAAGCGCGTCGCCTTTCGGAGAGCTATGAAGCGAAGCGTTCAGTCTGCCCTGAGGCTCGGTGCCCAGGGAATCAAGATCATGGTGGCTGGTCGCCTGGGCGGCGCCGAAATCGCCAGGACGGAGTGGTATCGAGAAGGACGTGTGCCGCTGCATACGCTTCGCGCCGAAATAGATTATGGATTTGCCGAAGCCCATACAACCATGGGACAGATCGGAGTGAAGACCTGGATCTACAAAGGAGAGCTTTTGCCTGTTCAGCCGATCAAGGCCGAATCATCTTTAGATCGACGGTTTGGGTGAGGAGATCGAGCCGTGTTAGCGCCTAAGAAAGTCAAATTCAGAAAAATGCAGAAAGGCCGGATGACCGGGAAGGCCTATCGTGGGGGGCAGATTACCCTAGGAGAATTTGGTCTGAGAGCACTGGAACCAGGGTGGGTGACCAGCAGGCAAATTGAGGCCGCGCGTATTGCCATTACTCGG encodes:
- the rplV gene encoding 50S ribosomal protein L22 codes for the protein MTEARAILRFVRVAPRKAKPVIDMIRGREVPMALAILKHTPRHAARVVEKIVRSAVANAELKEMGDSESMVISKAFVDCGPTYKRVRARSMGRANAIQKRTSHITVVVGTPEIQDKRK
- a CDS encoding 50S ribosomal protein L23, with the translated sequence MSVDSHRVLIRPLLTEKITGLREKTNTVGFAVHPDANRIQIRQAVETLLKVKVDKVNIMNIRGKVKRLGRFSGRRSDWKKALVTLKEGEKLELYESA
- the rplB gene encoding 50S ribosomal protein L2 — its product is MGLKSYRPTSPGRRGMTVVVTEELTDKRPEKSLTAFHLRSGGRNNDGRMTVRFRGGGHKRLYRTIDFLRDKVGVPARVEAIEYDPNRSARIALLKYRDGEKRYILAPVGLRVNDGIEAGPQAEIRPGNALPLANMPLGTTIHNLELKAGKGGQLIRSAGGFAQVMGRDGDYVQVRLKSGEMRRILGICMATVGQVGNVDHENVSVGKAGRTRWKGKRPHVRGVVMNPVDHPHGGGEGKSGQGNPHPVSPWGLPTKGYKTRQNKRTEKFIIARRKSGVRNA
- the rpsS gene encoding 30S ribosomal protein S19, whose product is MPRSVSKGAFVDGHLLKKVEQMNQTKDRRLIKTWSRRSTVVPDMIGHTFAVHNGKKFIPVFVTENMVGHKLGEFAPTRFFKGHGQAKTEKAVALK
- the rpsC gene encoding 30S ribosomal protein S3, which gives rise to MGQKTHPIGYRLGYNYTWSSRWYAGKDYAALLHQDVKIRKMVKGRLYHAGVSKVEIERSGDQTRVIIHTARPGIIIGRKGAEVDKLKTDLEKQYGGQVYITVKEIKKPELDAQLVSENVATQLEKRVAFRRAMKRSVQSALRLGAQGIKIMVAGRLGGAEIARTEWYREGRVPLHTLRAEIDYGFAEAHTTMGQIGVKTWIYKGELLPVQPIKAESSLDRRFG